The Ascaphus truei isolate aAscTru1 chromosome 11, aAscTru1.hap1, whole genome shotgun sequence genome includes a window with the following:
- the HMOX2 gene encoding heme oxygenase 2 isoform X1, whose translation MIADIGHRARKSEARLPADMNKSPVVNVASAMSTDVTSGLDGDEKSRNGPYSAVLRGEEDGLCRPTDLSELLKEGTKESHEQAESTKFVKDFLKGRIKRELFKLATAALYFTYSALEEELDRNKEDPAIAPLYFPVELHRREALRSDLCYFYGDGWEDVIQLSDATRAYVERIHHLGSHRPALLVAHAYTRYMGDLSGGQVLRKVAQRALHLPTTGEGIQFYVFENVTNAQQFKQLYRARLNTLDLDTETKESVVEEANRAFRFNMQVFDELEEVGATSLPEETQDVGGGGLPVHDGKGDIRKCPYYATPQDPKGTEGCPFHATLALASCPHVQALLAACVAAVAAAIAWYYM comes from the exons ATGATTGCTGACATTGGCCACCGTGCTCGTAAATCTGAAGCCCGGCTACCTGCCGACATGAACAAAAGCCCCGTGGTTAATGT AGCGAGCGCCATGTCCACAGACGTAACTTCCGGGTTGGATGGGGACGAGAAGAGCAGAAACGGTCCATACAGTGCGGTTCTACGAGGAGAGGAGGACGGACTCTGTAG GCCCACAGACCTGTCCGAGCTGCTGAAGGAAGGAACGAAGGAGTCGCACGAGCAGGCGGAAAGCACCAAGTTCGTGAAGGATTTCCTGAAGGGTCGGATCAAAAGGGAACTGTTTAAG CTGGCCACGGCTGCCCTGTACTTCACGTACTCCGCTCTGGAAGAGGAACTTGACCGGAATAAAGAGGACCCGGCCATCGCCCCCCTGTATTTCCCGGTGGAGCTGCACAGGAGGGAAGCCCTGAGAAGTGACCTCTGCTACTTCTACGGTGACGGGTGGGAAGACGTCATCCAGCTCTCCGATGCCACCCGGGCTTACGTGGAGCGGATCCATCACCTGGGCAGCCACAGGCCGGCGCTGCTGGTGGCTCACGCCTACACCAGGTACATGGGAGACCTGTCCGGGGGCCAGGTGCTAAGGAAGGTGGCCCAGAGAGCCCTGCACCTGCCCACCACAGGGGAAGGGATCCAGTTCTACGTGTTCGAGAACGTCACCAACGCCCAGCAGTTCAAACAGCTGTACAGAGCCCGTCTCAACACGCTGGACCTGGACACGGAGACCAAGGAGAGCGTCGTGGAGGAAGCAAACAGGGCCTTTCGGTTTAACATGCAG GTATTTGATGAGTTGGAAGAAGTAGGCGCCACCTCGCTCCCTGAAGAGACCCAGGACGTTGGCGGCGGCGGTCTCCCAGTGCATGATGGGAAGGGCGATATCCGCAAGTGTCCGTATTACGCAACTCCGCAAG ATCCTAAAGGCACAGAAGGGTGCCCCTTCCACGCCACCCTGGCACTGGCAAGCTGCCCTCACGTGCAAGCCCTGCTGGCCGCCTGCGTGGCTGCCGTAGCCGCCGCCATTGCTTGGTATTATATGTGA
- the HMOX2 gene encoding heme oxygenase 2 isoform X3, with the protein MSTDVTSGLDGDEKSRNGPYSAVLRGEEDGLCRPTDLSELLKEGTKESHEQAESTKFVKDFLKGRIKRELFKLATAALYFTYSALEEELDRNKEDPAIAPLYFPVELHRREALRSDLCYFYGDGWEDVIQLSDATRAYVERIHHLGSHRPALLVAHAYTRYMGDLSGGQVLRKVAQRALHLPTTGEGIQFYVFENVTNAQQFKQLYRARLNTLDLDTETKESVVEEANRAFRFNMQVFDELEEVGATSLPEETQDVGGGGLPVHDGKGDIRKCPYYATPQDPKGTEGCPFHATLALASCPHVQALLAACVAAVAAAIAWYYM; encoded by the exons ATGTCCACAGACGTAACTTCCGGGTTGGATGGGGACGAGAAGAGCAGAAACGGTCCATACAGTGCGGTTCTACGAGGAGAGGAGGACGGACTCTGTAG GCCCACAGACCTGTCCGAGCTGCTGAAGGAAGGAACGAAGGAGTCGCACGAGCAGGCGGAAAGCACCAAGTTCGTGAAGGATTTCCTGAAGGGTCGGATCAAAAGGGAACTGTTTAAG CTGGCCACGGCTGCCCTGTACTTCACGTACTCCGCTCTGGAAGAGGAACTTGACCGGAATAAAGAGGACCCGGCCATCGCCCCCCTGTATTTCCCGGTGGAGCTGCACAGGAGGGAAGCCCTGAGAAGTGACCTCTGCTACTTCTACGGTGACGGGTGGGAAGACGTCATCCAGCTCTCCGATGCCACCCGGGCTTACGTGGAGCGGATCCATCACCTGGGCAGCCACAGGCCGGCGCTGCTGGTGGCTCACGCCTACACCAGGTACATGGGAGACCTGTCCGGGGGCCAGGTGCTAAGGAAGGTGGCCCAGAGAGCCCTGCACCTGCCCACCACAGGGGAAGGGATCCAGTTCTACGTGTTCGAGAACGTCACCAACGCCCAGCAGTTCAAACAGCTGTACAGAGCCCGTCTCAACACGCTGGACCTGGACACGGAGACCAAGGAGAGCGTCGTGGAGGAAGCAAACAGGGCCTTTCGGTTTAACATGCAG GTATTTGATGAGTTGGAAGAAGTAGGCGCCACCTCGCTCCCTGAAGAGACCCAGGACGTTGGCGGCGGCGGTCTCCCAGTGCATGATGGGAAGGGCGATATCCGCAAGTGTCCGTATTACGCAACTCCGCAAG ATCCTAAAGGCACAGAAGGGTGCCCCTTCCACGCCACCCTGGCACTGGCAAGCTGCCCTCACGTGCAAGCCCTGCTGGCCGCCTGCGTGGCTGCCGTAGCCGCCGCCATTGCTTGGTATTATATGTGA
- the HMOX2 gene encoding heme oxygenase 2 isoform X2 — protein sequence MARASAMSTDVTSGLDGDEKSRNGPYSAVLRGEEDGLCRPTDLSELLKEGTKESHEQAESTKFVKDFLKGRIKRELFKLATAALYFTYSALEEELDRNKEDPAIAPLYFPVELHRREALRSDLCYFYGDGWEDVIQLSDATRAYVERIHHLGSHRPALLVAHAYTRYMGDLSGGQVLRKVAQRALHLPTTGEGIQFYVFENVTNAQQFKQLYRARLNTLDLDTETKESVVEEANRAFRFNMQVFDELEEVGATSLPEETQDVGGGGLPVHDGKGDIRKCPYYATPQDPKGTEGCPFHATLALASCPHVQALLAACVAAVAAAIAWYYM from the exons ATGGCGAG AGCGAGCGCCATGTCCACAGACGTAACTTCCGGGTTGGATGGGGACGAGAAGAGCAGAAACGGTCCATACAGTGCGGTTCTACGAGGAGAGGAGGACGGACTCTGTAG GCCCACAGACCTGTCCGAGCTGCTGAAGGAAGGAACGAAGGAGTCGCACGAGCAGGCGGAAAGCACCAAGTTCGTGAAGGATTTCCTGAAGGGTCGGATCAAAAGGGAACTGTTTAAG CTGGCCACGGCTGCCCTGTACTTCACGTACTCCGCTCTGGAAGAGGAACTTGACCGGAATAAAGAGGACCCGGCCATCGCCCCCCTGTATTTCCCGGTGGAGCTGCACAGGAGGGAAGCCCTGAGAAGTGACCTCTGCTACTTCTACGGTGACGGGTGGGAAGACGTCATCCAGCTCTCCGATGCCACCCGGGCTTACGTGGAGCGGATCCATCACCTGGGCAGCCACAGGCCGGCGCTGCTGGTGGCTCACGCCTACACCAGGTACATGGGAGACCTGTCCGGGGGCCAGGTGCTAAGGAAGGTGGCCCAGAGAGCCCTGCACCTGCCCACCACAGGGGAAGGGATCCAGTTCTACGTGTTCGAGAACGTCACCAACGCCCAGCAGTTCAAACAGCTGTACAGAGCCCGTCTCAACACGCTGGACCTGGACACGGAGACCAAGGAGAGCGTCGTGGAGGAAGCAAACAGGGCCTTTCGGTTTAACATGCAG GTATTTGATGAGTTGGAAGAAGTAGGCGCCACCTCGCTCCCTGAAGAGACCCAGGACGTTGGCGGCGGCGGTCTCCCAGTGCATGATGGGAAGGGCGATATCCGCAAGTGTCCGTATTACGCAACTCCGCAAG ATCCTAAAGGCACAGAAGGGTGCCCCTTCCACGCCACCCTGGCACTGGCAAGCTGCCCTCACGTGCAAGCCCTGCTGGCCGCCTGCGTGGCTGCCGTAGCCGCCGCCATTGCTTGGTATTATATGTGA
- the NMRAL1 gene encoding nmrA-like family domain-containing protein 1, whose amino-acid sequence MAGKKVIVVFGATGAQGGSVAAALLEDSTFAVRAVTRDPKKAAALKLQQAGAEVVPADLDNEKSLESVLSGAYGAFVVTNFWEYFNKDKEIKQGKLIADLAKRLGLKHVVYSGLENVKKLTDGKLEVLHFDGKGEVEEYFRTIGVPMTSVRLPSYYENLLTFFKPQKVKDGETYTLAIPMGDVLLDGMSVADLGHIVVSILKSPSQYTGKNIGLSTEKLTVEQYAAIMSKCSGKTIKDAKMSPDVYQKLGFPGAGELADMFRFYGMKPDRDVELTLKLNPKAKKFQQWMEQNKDAFKDL is encoded by the exons ATGGCCGGGAAGAAAGTCATCGTGGTGTTCGGAGCCACAG gagCACAAGGGGGCTCAGTAGCAGCCGCTCTCCTGGAGGACTCCACCTTTGCTGTCAGAGCCGTGACTCGGGATCCCAAGAAGGCAGCAGCGCTCAAGCTTCAACAAGCCGGAGCCGAGGTCGTGCCTGCAGATCTGGATAATGAGAAAAGCCTGGAGTCAGTGCTGAGCGGAGCTTATGGGGCATTTGTGGTCACCAACTTCTGGGAATATTTCAACAAAGACAAGGAGATCAAACAG GGCAAACTCATTGCGGATCTGGCCAAGCGTCTTGGTCTGAAGCACGTGGTGTACAGCGGTTTGGAGAACGTGAAGAAGCTGACGGACGGTAAGCTGGAGGTGCTTCACTTTGACGGCAAAGGAGAGGTGGAGGAATACTTCCGAACCATTGGTGTCCCCATGACCAGCGTCCGGCTCCCCAGCTACTACGAGAACCTTCTGACATTCTTCAAGCCCCAGAAGGTGAAGGATGGCGAGACGTACACTCTGG CCATTCCCATGGGTGACGTCCTCTTGGATGGGATGTCGGTGGCAGATCTAGGTCACATAGTTGTCAGCATCCTGAAGTCCCCGTCACAATACACAGGAAAGAACATCGGGCTCAGCACGGAGAAGTTAACAGTGGAGCAATATGCAGCGATCATGTCTAAATGTAGCGGGAAAACCATCAAAGATGCAAAG ATGTCTCCAGATGTGTACCAGAAACTGGGCTTCCCAGGAGCAGGGGAGCTGGCCGACATGTTCCGATTCTACGGAATGAAGCCGGACCGGGACGTCGAGCTCACCCTCAAACTCAACCCCAAAGCCAAGAAGTTCCAACAGTGGATGGAACAGAACAAAGATGCATTTAAGGACTTGTAA